The Neodiprion lecontei isolate iyNeoLeco1 chromosome 2, iyNeoLeco1.1, whole genome shotgun sequence genome segment TAAGACTTGTTTCTCtattgtataaaatacgaaacaaaaaaatcatgaaaaaataaaaagctgATTCGCGCTTTTGCAGTGCTTCGTTGCAATTTAACTCTCTTGCAAAATCATGAACGCGACGGTTCGTATCGCGGGCCGAACAGCAGGTGAATGCCGCACGATGTCTGGGAGGTGACGAGAAATATTCCCCTTCGAGAGTCTTGGATCTTGGTCATTGGAACAAGAAGGATTGGGAGGATTATCTGGATGAGGAGATAGCGGGAGGTTGTGGCTTCCCGCCGTAGTTGGGGGACGGTTCTTCGACGAGGAAAGGGCGAGGAAGAGACGGGGATATTTCAGAACTTGAAGCCATCGCTAGGTATAGTTGTCGTCGGGTCAAACTAGAAGGCTCCTTCCGTTGTCTGTGGCGCCAAATTTGGTTCGTCAGTCTGAAGTCACAGGGTGGGACATTAATCAGTTAGAAGCCACAATggtctcaaaattttcaacaaggCTACAGTACCAAATCATCATCACTTAATTCCTCCGAGAAGAACTGTTCAATGATGTCATAGGCCAATATatagatatttaaatttatatgtTTTTGTAATGCCTCAATTTTATCCAATCCTGCAAGCAATTAACCCATTGTTATCCGTTAAAGAATAAGACAGGAATTAGGTATGTTGGAATAAATTCTGACAGAGTACTATGCAGTCATATCGACATACCTGAGCATTCTTCAATCATATTGGTCAGCTGTTCAATTTCACTTCCCGCCATTTTGAGCATATTGTGGATACCATCAAGCACAACTTGAACGACCTGACTATTTTTGCAAGACAGTAGATCGCAGAATGGTGCAATTACCCCCTCTTGAATCAGGCATGCCACCTGCTCTCTGTTTCCACTCATCGTTAAATTACTGATCGCCCATGCTGCTTCTTTCTGAGTCGGAAATTCACCCTGCCCAATCGTAGAATATGGCGTGTTAGATTTTGAACAAATGAGAATTCGTTAATCAAGTCAACTGAATAATTgtgattgaatttaaatacCTTTGACAAGTTACTAATAATAAGTGGCAATAGCTGCTCGTCAATTACAGCCTGAACTTGAGATTGATTGCCAGCAGTAATGTTTGACAGGAACCATACGGCTTCCTTGCAAATCTTCTCCTTAGGATGAGTTAGCAAGTTACGGAAATGGGACAAAGCATCACAATTCAAGACCGCTTGCGTCTGCTCATCGGTACCAGTAACGATATTGCCAACAGCTCTGAGAGCAGCCGTTTGAACTTTGACCTCTTTGTGAGAGAGCAGAGGAATTAGACGAGGTACGACTCCGCTGTCTATGACCATTTGAATCTGTTCATTTCCACCATCAGTCAAATAACTCAGAGCCCACACTGTGTCAACGAGAATCTatgggaaaaacaaaagccaaATGTTGATCCAGTCTTTGATAGATTATCAAAAGTTGAAACTGCAGAACCTGAGGTTCGTTAGGGAAGAATAACGTGATACTGGACATGACGATCTACTCACATTAATGTCCGTGTGTAGAATAAGTACATTAAGTGCTGGTAAAATGTCTTTAATTGTCCGTACTGGTGGAGGGGGATCTTTGTTTCTACACAAGTTGACTATCACCCACGTAACGTTCCGCAAGAAGGTGATAGGTATATCTAGCTTAATGAAAGTTAAAAGCAGTAGCACAACGCCAAGGTTTATTACATAATCTCGCAGCGCTGGCCCATCCCCTATAATATTTCCTAGGGacaaataataaattcgataaaacaatttataaaaattacgtAAACCACAGCATGGTTGGATTCCTTACCTAGAGCCCATACTGCTTGTTCACAGACATTTTGCTGGCTGGACAATAAAAGCTGTAAAAATAACGGCACTGCACCAGCTTTAACAACTGCCTGTGTCTGAGCAGATGTTCCGCTTGCAATGTTCGTCAATGCCCATGCTGCTTCATACTGCAAGGATGGACTGAAAAATAATAGTACATTATTTGACAAGTGCGTAAATAGGCAATAACCAAACGAGTGTGGCTAGCAGCACAAGGGCAAGTACTGCAATCACACGAGTCAGGTATTGCTTGTCGACACGTGTCACAtgtcatattttttgtaataccTGCAGGGAAAGTTTGATttaaaaagtaacgaaagtgaCACTGACATTTCGGCTAGGTAACTTGCGCTCAATGAAGCAGTCACAGATATTGcataaaattgatttatttgtaAATGTGTATGCGCCAAAAATCCATAGCATGAAAAGTAGAAGCTTTCAAATGTGCATGTACACCCACTTTTTATTTGCATTgttcagaaaaaatattttacccaCGCTCTACAATCTGAAAATCCAGCTTTCTGAGCAGGTGTTGCAAGAATAATGCTGTATGTATCATACTGCTTCTcatgttataaaataatagagaaatattcattgatgaaatataacaaaaaagGAATACTATTACTCCTAATTGGTTTTTTATTGATGTGTTTTAAAGTAACCGTGTGAATATGCACTCATGTTGTATgcataaaatatgtattcacAACGTTGATTTAAAGACATCGGTATTTCAACTTACTGGTCATGTCGTTCAAGACAGTGTACCAAAATTGGCAGGATTCCGCTATCAATCAAGGCGTCTATTGGAGGATTACGATCTGAAGACAGTAATTTTCGTGCAGATTGGACGGCAATCAACTGCTCGGCGGATTCAGCGCTCCCTGCTTTGGCTACCAGTTCACCCAAATCGATCTTTGCCAAATTTTTCTCCACATCTTCTTCATCTAATTAaccaatttattattcaattgaatATCTAGACATAATGCTCTTGTAACGCATGAACTTtataataaaatgagaaagaacGTCATGTTACAGAGCAATTGATTCATCAAGTATACCAAATATTCGTCGTAGATTATAAAATGAGATGACtagattaatttttctatttattatatctttattatatattattctaTGATTGAGAACTAGAGTTTGTCTACCTAAAAATACTAGATTTGCAACTACATGAGGAATAAATCCCTCCAATATTGCTTATACCTCCCAATTACGATTCAACAATAAGTAAGGTATTCACGAAACTGATACAAGTAGCCCAAACTAATAACATTCTATCAGACGTCACCTTACCCGTGGAATCTGTAATTGGTACGTTTCTCCGTTTCTGTAGCGTTTCTTCACGTTTATTCTTCCGGAGCTCTACGGTGACTTCATTCC includes the following:
- the LOC107221236 gene encoding importin subunit alpha-4 isoform X5; this translates as MRRRRNEVTVELRKNKREETLQKRRNVPITDSTDEEDVEKNLAKIDLGELVAKAGSAESAEQLIAVQSARKLLSSDRNPPIDALIDSGILPILVHCLERHDHPSLQYEAAWALTNIASGTSAQTQAVVKAGAVPLFLQLLLSSQQNVCEQAVWALGNIIGDGPALRDYVINLGVVLLLLTFIKLDIPITFLRNVTWVIVNLCRNKDPPPPVRTIKDILPALNVLILHTDINILVDTVWALSYLTDGGNEQIQMVIDSGVVPRLIPLLSHKEVKVQTAALRAVGNIVTGTDEQTQAVLNCDALSHFRNLLTHPKEKICKEAVWFLSNITAGNQSQVQAVIDEQLLPLIISNLSKGEFPTQKEAAWAISNLTMSGNREQVACLIQEGVIAPFCDLLSCKNSQVVQVVLDGIHNMLKMAGSEIEQLTNMIEECSGLDKIEALQKHINLNIYILAYDIIEQFFSEELSDDDLTDEPNLAPQTTEGAF